DNA from Salinispora arenicola:
TTCGAGGTCGCTGGCCCGGGCGTGCACACCACCATCCCGTTCGTCCGGCGGGTGCTCGACGACGCCGGGTTCCGCAAGGGCCGTCACTGCACCGGTCTGGTCGAGACGTTGCTCGCCGACCTGCCCAAGCAATCGAGGAGGAACGCATGACCGTAACCGACGGCCGCCCACTGGCCGCCGACATCACCGACATCCTGGTAGCCCACTGTGGGCTCGACGCCGACGCCGCCGCCCGTACCCCGGCCGCCTCCCTGGCGGAGCTGGGCATGGATTCGCTGGCCCTGCTCGAGCTCTCCGCCGTGGTCGCCGACCGCTGGCAGGTGCGTATTCCCGAGGAGACCGGCCAGCTCAGCATCGCCGGTGTCGCGGATCTGGTGGCTCGCCAGGTCGAGCCGTCCGGGCACACCGAGAACGACATTCTGATCGCGGCGCCGCTGCCGCTGGTCTGGGACGTCACCAACGACGTCGGCGGGTGGCCCGAACTGTTCACCGAGTACGCGGTGGCCGAGATCCTGCACCGTGAGGGTGACACCGTCCGGTTCCGGCTCACCATGCACCCCGACGAGAACGGCATCGCGTGGAGCTGGGTCAGCGAGCGTACGGCTGATCCGGGTGCTCGAGAGGTGCGGGCGTACCGGGTGGAGACGGGCCCGTTCGAGTACATGCGGATTCACTGGCGCTACGCCGAGGAGGCCGACGGTACCCGGATGTTCTGGACGCAGGACTTCGCCATGAAGCCCACTGCCCCGCTGACCACCGCCGAGATGACCGACCGGATCAACACCAACAGCGCGGTACAGCTCGCGGTCATCAAGGAGAAGATCGAGCGACTGGCCGTTCAGGGGACGGGAGCCGGGGATGAGTGAGCGGTTCCACGAGCCGGTGGCTGCCGCGGATGTGGCCGCCGACACCCGCCGCGGTGCCGAACTGCGGGTGCTGCTCGGTCCACGTACCGTCGGCAGCACCTCTGGCTTTATGGGCGTCGCCACGTTGCGACCGGGCGAACGGATCGCCGAGCACTACCATCCCTACAGTGAGGAGTTTCTGTACGTCGCCCGGGGCGCGATCACCGTCGACCTGAACGACGTAGCGGTCCCGCTGGCAGCCGGAGAGGCGCTGTTCGTCCCGATCGACGTTCGGCACCGACTGCGCAACACCGGCGCCGAGGACGCCGAGGTCGTGTTCCACCTTGGTCCGCTCGCCCCTCGTCCCGAACTCGGTCACGTCGACACTGAGCTCGTCACCCAGCGGGGTGGGTCGTGAGCGCGAGGAGTGAGTGGGGTGTGCGAGCCCCGCAGTCGCGAGTGGTGGGTGGTGTCGTGAGCGCGAGGAGTGAGTGGGGTGTGCGAGCCCCGCAGTCGCGAGTGGTGGGTGGTGTCGTGAGCGCGAGGAGTGAGTGGGGTGTACGAGCCCCGCAGTCGCGAGCGGGAGTGGCACCGTGACCGGGCGCCGTTCGGTGGTGACTGGCGTCGGGGTGGTCGCGCCGGGCGGCGCCACTCGGGACCGGTTCTGGAAGGCGATCACCGAGGGGCGTACGGCGACACGGCGGATCTCCTTCTTCGACCCGTCGCCGTTCCGTTCCCGAATCGCCGCCGAGTGCGACTTCGATCCGGTCGCCGCTGGCCTGACCACCGTCGAGTGCCGTCGTGCCGATCGATACGTGCAGTTCGCGCTCGCATGTGCGGCCGAGGCGGTCGTCGACGCCGGCTTGGATCTCACTGACGCGCTGCGCGACCACACCGGCGTGGTACTCGGCACCGCCGTCGGCGGCACCATGGCCCTGGAACAGGAGTACGTGACGGTCAGCGACGGCGGACAGCGGTGGCTGGTGGACGCCGCCCGCGGTGGCCCGTACCTGTACCAGGCGTTGGTGCCGAGCAGCCTCGCGGCTGACGTGGCCTGCCGGTACGGGCTGCACGGCCCGGCGCAGGTGGTCTCCACCGGTTGCACGTCCGGCATCGACGCGATCGGGTACGCCCACCAGCTCATCGCCGATGGCGAGGCTGACGTGGTGCTTGCCGGTGCGGCCGACTCGCCGATCTCCCCGGTCACCGTCGCCTCGTTCGACGCCATCCAGGCGACCAGCCCGGACAATGACGACCCGGAGCATGCCTCCCGCCCCTTCGACGCCGATCGCCACGGGTTCGTGCTGGCCGAGGGCGCCGCCGTGCT
Protein-coding regions in this window:
- a CDS encoding SRPBCC family protein, which codes for MTVTDGRPLAADITDILVAHCGLDADAAARTPAASLAELGMDSLALLELSAVVADRWQVRIPEETGQLSIAGVADLVARQVEPSGHTENDILIAAPLPLVWDVTNDVGGWPELFTEYAVAEILHREGDTVRFRLTMHPDENGIAWSWVSERTADPGAREVRAYRVETGPFEYMRIHWRYAEEADGTRMFWTQDFAMKPTAPLTTAEMTDRINTNSAVQLAVIKEKIERLAVQGTGAGDE
- a CDS encoding cupin domain-containing protein, which translates into the protein MSERFHEPVAAADVAADTRRGAELRVLLGPRTVGSTSGFMGVATLRPGERIAEHYHPYSEEFLYVARGAITVDLNDVAVPLAAGEALFVPIDVRHRLRNTGAEDAEVVFHLGPLAPRPELGHVDTELVTQRGGS
- a CDS encoding beta-ketoacyl-[acyl-carrier-protein] synthase family protein; this encodes MTGRRSVVTGVGVVAPGGATRDRFWKAITEGRTATRRISFFDPSPFRSRIAAECDFDPVAAGLTTVECRRADRYVQFALACAAEAVVDAGLDLTDALRDHTGVVLGTAVGGTMALEQEYVTVSDGGQRWLVDAARGGPYLYQALVPSSLAADVACRYGLHGPAQVVSTGCTSGIDAIGYAHQLIADGEADVVLAGAADSPISPVTVASFDAIQATSPDNDDPEHASRPFDADRHGFVLAEGAAVLVLEEEERARRRGAHVYCEVAGYASRSNGYHMTGLRPDGLEMGLAITAALGQAHLRPDQVSYISAHGSGTRQNDRHETAAFKRALGESAYRVPVSSIKSMVGHSLGAIGSIEMAACALAIEFGVVPPTANWATRDPECDLDYVPNEARELPVDVALSVGSGFGGFQSAMLFRRVSAVTS